The Candidatus Coatesbacteria bacterium genome has a segment encoding these proteins:
- the pilM gene encoding type IV pilus assembly protein PilM encodes MGEQYSRLSVGLDIGSSLIKLVALSRTDEGWALANIALASLPAGAIVDGDVMDSGAVADSIEDLFRQLGLEENRVISAISGRAVIVKPIRIPTVEDDELAQNVSWEAEQYLPSLADVNLDYHVIGREDDYTRVLLVAAKKERLENHLMILRLAGLEPLIVDVDSFALGNCYELAEPAGAADTVALVNIGAALTNINVLAAGSPRFTRDVSIAGNDFTEAVARDLALSVADAERAKRGENHEIDPAELNAVLERVAGELVGEIGRTLSHFFETNPDLELQRAVLTGGSSGLPQITAALQVRLAVPVTNLDPLANLDTAASGLDPDELASLAPHLAVGVGLAIRGDDPELP; translated from the coding sequence ATGGGAGAGCAGTACAGCCGCCTGTCGGTGGGTTTGGATATCGGCTCCAGCCTGATCAAGCTGGTGGCCCTCTCCCGCACCGACGAGGGCTGGGCCCTGGCCAACATCGCCCTGGCCTCCCTGCCCGCCGGGGCGATCGTTGATGGCGACGTGATGGATTCCGGCGCCGTGGCCGATTCCATTGAGGACCTGTTCCGCCAGCTGGGTCTCGAAGAGAACCGTGTCATCTCCGCCATTTCGGGGCGCGCCGTCATCGTCAAGCCCATCCGCATCCCCACCGTCGAGGACGACGAGCTGGCCCAGAACGTCAGTTGGGAGGCCGAGCAGTATCTGCCCAGCCTCGCCGACGTCAACCTCGACTACCACGTCATCGGTCGCGAGGACGATTACACCCGGGTCTTATTGGTGGCCGCCAAGAAGGAACGCCTGGAGAACCACCTGATGATCCTGCGGTTGGCTGGTCTGGAACCCCTGATCGTCGATGTCGATTCCTTCGCCCTGGGTAACTGCTACGAGCTGGCCGAACCGGCCGGAGCCGCCGACACCGTCGCTCTGGTAAACATCGGCGCCGCCCTGACCAACATCAACGTCCTCGCCGCCGGCTCGCCCCGTTTCACCCGTGACGTCTCCATCGCCGGCAACGACTTCACCGAGGCCGTCGCCCGGGACTTAGCCCTCTCCGTGGCCGACGCCGAGCGCGCCAAGCGCGGCGAGAACCACGAGATCGATCCCGCAGAGCTGAACGCCGTCCTCGAACGCGTCGCCGGCGAGTTGGTCGGTGAGATCGGCCGCACCCTCAGCCACTTCTTCGAGACCAACCCCGACCTTGAGCTCCAGCGGGCCGTACTGACCGGCGGCTCCAGCGGATTGCCCCAGATCACCGCGGCTCTCCAAGTCCGTCTCGCCGTACCCGTCACCAATCTCGATCCCCTGGCCAACCTGGATACAGCCGCCTCGGGCCTGGATCCCGACGAGCTGGCGTCGCTGGCCCCCCATCTCGCCGTCGGCGTCGGGCTGGCCATCCGCGGCGACGATCCCGAGCTGCCCTGA